One segment of Paenibacillus sp. FSL R7-0337 DNA contains the following:
- a CDS encoding PHP domain-containing protein — MTDHKIHSGLSVAALATEGLADSAGRCDLHTHTQASDGMQPPSENVRLGYEAGLTAVAITDHDTVSGIAEALEAGKRYGITVVPGVEISTRQGGKEIHVLGYYVDIEQELLLSRLEEQRGTRLGRNEAIMEKLRGLGIAITLDQVVAGLGRELKPDESIGRPHIADELVRLGAAVDMRDAFDKYLGEGAAAYVSPPRITPGTACEWIREAGGAAVLAHPGIYGDDALVRSIVEQCDLDGIEVYHSDHGPAEHERYLALAAEFGLRVTGGSDFHGARQGVVFHGDIGSVSVPAAVLEQLKAARG; from the coding sequence ATGACAGACCATAAAATTCATAGCGGGCTATCAGTGGCTGCGTTAGCTACGGAAGGTCTTGCTGACTCAGCAGGAAGATGCGACCTGCACACCCATACCCAGGCCTCGGACGGCATGCAGCCGCCGTCTGAGAATGTACGGCTTGGCTATGAGGCTGGTTTGACCGCAGTAGCCATTACTGACCATGACACGGTCAGCGGAATAGCGGAAGCGCTGGAAGCAGGCAAGCGGTACGGGATTACTGTGGTCCCTGGTGTTGAGATCAGCACACGGCAGGGCGGCAAAGAGATCCATGTCCTCGGTTACTATGTCGACATAGAGCAGGAACTGCTGCTGTCCCGCCTGGAGGAGCAGCGGGGAACCCGGCTTGGGCGGAATGAAGCGATTATGGAGAAGCTGCGCGGACTGGGCATTGCGATCACTCTGGATCAGGTAGTGGCCGGGCTGGGCCGCGAGCTGAAGCCTGATGAGAGCATCGGCCGGCCGCACATCGCGGATGAGCTGGTACGGTTGGGTGCAGCCGTAGATATGCGGGATGCCTTCGACAAGTATTTGGGCGAAGGGGCGGCGGCTTATGTCTCGCCACCGCGCATTACACCGGGGACAGCCTGCGAGTGGATTCGTGAAGCAGGCGGTGCAGCGGTGCTGGCCCATCCGGGAATCTATGGAGATGACGCACTGGTACGCAGTATCGTGGAGCAATGTGATCTGGACGGCATCGAGGTGTACCATTCCGACCATGGCCCGGCAGAGCATGAGCGCTACCTTGCACTGGCTGCGGAATTCGGCCTGCGGGTTACCGGCGGCTCGGATTTCCACGGTGCGCGGCAGGGCGTTGTTTTCCACGGGGATATCGGCAGTGTGAGTGTGCCTGCCGCTGTGCTGGAGCAGCTTAAGGCTGCCAGAGGCTGA
- a CDS encoding NFACT RNA binding domain-containing protein yields the protein MALDGIVTQAIVHELQPFIGARVGKIYQPSTHDLVFTLRGAGGGGKLLLSANPTYPRLHLTERSSINPAEAPMFCMLMRKHCEGGTIESITQVGLERIIHITIRTRDELGDVSAKKIIIELMGRHSNIILTELATGTIIDGIHHVTPSISSYRVVMPGAAYTQPPQQHKLNPLQISQPDFLTLLASAEEAARYAAEHPQEPEEDMIEGEIAELLASLEAPQADGSGGPAPSADPAGWLVHAFSGLSPLIAGEILYRYKEIGGEAEDFSSGMDKPEQLWEAFHSVMEPVSKQDFTPVTGWNPKGKPVFSAIPLKLMSGNVKHYSSISLCLEDYYGDKAEKDTVKQRVSDLIRFLSNERSKNIKKLANLQKDLNEAEDADQFRIWGELLFASLHTVNKGDKQAKLVNYYDENQAEITVPLDPLLSPTDNAQRYFKKYNKYKNSLRVIGEQVQKTHEEIAYMELLLQQLAHASLNDIEEIREELVSQGYLRDRSKKGKKKKKAARPTLQVFTSSEGVDIYVGKNNLQNEYVTNRLASPNDTWLHTKDIPGSHVVIRSEEFGDATLEEAAQLAAYYSQAKHSSSVPVDCTLIRYVRKPSGAKPGFVIYDHQRTLFVTPDEERIKQLPNVLRS from the coding sequence ATGGCATTAGACGGCATTGTTACCCAAGCGATCGTGCATGAGCTTCAGCCCTTCATCGGTGCACGCGTCGGCAAAATATATCAACCCAGCACACATGACCTCGTCTTCACCCTGCGCGGTGCGGGCGGCGGCGGCAAGCTGCTGCTGTCGGCGAACCCGACATACCCCCGGCTGCATCTGACCGAGAGAAGCAGCATCAACCCGGCGGAAGCGCCGATGTTCTGCATGCTGATGCGCAAGCATTGTGAAGGCGGAACCATCGAGAGCATTACCCAGGTGGGGCTTGAACGGATTATTCATATCACCATCAGAACCCGGGATGAGCTGGGGGATGTCTCCGCCAAAAAAATCATTATCGAGCTAATGGGACGCCACAGCAACATCATTCTGACGGAGCTGGCCACAGGGACGATTATCGACGGCATTCATCATGTCACACCGTCGATCAGCAGCTATCGGGTCGTTATGCCGGGAGCAGCTTATACCCAGCCGCCGCAGCAGCATAAGCTGAATCCCCTGCAGATCAGCCAGCCCGATTTCCTAACCCTGCTGGCCTCGGCAGAGGAAGCGGCCCGCTACGCCGCCGAGCATCCGCAAGAGCCGGAGGAGGATATGATCGAGGGCGAGATCGCAGAATTACTGGCCTCGCTTGAGGCTCCGCAGGCTGACGGCTCCGGCGGCCCGGCCCCTTCAGCCGATCCGGCCGGCTGGCTGGTTCACGCCTTCAGCGGCCTGAGTCCGCTGATCGCCGGAGAGATCCTCTACCGGTACAAGGAGATAGGCGGAGAAGCTGAGGATTTCAGCAGCGGGATGGATAAACCCGAACAGCTATGGGAAGCCTTCCATTCTGTCATGGAGCCAGTAAGCAAGCAGGATTTTACCCCGGTCACCGGCTGGAATCCCAAGGGTAAGCCTGTCTTCTCAGCCATTCCACTGAAGCTCATGAGCGGAAATGTGAAGCATTACAGCTCCATTAGCCTCTGCCTGGAGGATTATTACGGAGACAAGGCTGAGAAGGACACCGTCAAGCAGCGGGTTAGCGACCTGATCCGCTTCCTCAGCAACGAGCGCAGCAAGAACATCAAGAAGCTGGCCAACCTGCAAAAGGACCTGAACGAAGCCGAGGATGCAGACCAGTTCCGCATCTGGGGCGAGCTGCTGTTCGCTTCCCTGCACACCGTGAACAAAGGCGACAAGCAAGCAAAACTAGTAAACTACTATGATGAGAATCAGGCGGAGATTACCGTTCCGCTTGACCCGCTGCTAAGCCCTACGGACAATGCACAGCGGTATTTCAAGAAATATAACAAATACAAGAACAGCCTGCGGGTGATCGGCGAGCAGGTCCAGAAGACGCACGAAGAGATCGCCTATATGGAGCTGCTGCTCCAGCAATTGGCCCATGCCTCACTGAATGACATTGAGGAGATCCGTGAGGAGCTGGTCAGCCAAGGCTACTTACGCGACCGCAGCAAGAAAGGCAAGAAGAAAAAGAAGGCAGCCAGACCCACGCTGCAAGTCTTCACTTCCTCTGAAGGGGTGGACATCTATGTCGGCAAAAACAATCTGCAAAACGAATATGTCACCAACCGGCTCGCTTCACCGAACGATACCTGGCTGCATACCAAGGATATCCCCGGCTCACATGTGGTGATCCGCAGCGAGGAATTCGGCGATGCCACCCTAGAGGAAGCGGCCCAGCTCGCCGCCTATTACAGCCAGGCCAAGCACTCCAGCAGCGTGCCAGTGGACTGCACGCTCATCCGTTACGTGCGCAAGCCGAGCGGAGCCAAGCCGGGATTCGTTATCTACGATCATCAGCGGACACTATTCGTCACGCCCGATGAAGAGCGGATCAAGCAGCTGCCGAATGTGCTGCGGAGTTAA
- a CDS encoding calcium-translocating P-type ATPase, SERCA-type — protein MEQKSWHRLGAEELQEMFGVQPGTGLSAEDAAARRKESGYNELSEGKRVSPFTLLLNQFKDFMVLVLMGATLVSGLLGEYLDAITIIAIILLNGVLGFVQEFRAERSLRALKQLSAPTAKVIRGGKQEVLPARMLVPGDIVLLESGDRIPADVRWLQCSSIYAEESALTGESLPVSKHASAIYAEDIPLGDQKNIGFMGTMVTRGTGRAVVIRTGMATEMGKIADLIQNTESQETPLQHRLEQLGKILIYVSLGLTIVVVLAGIMHGQPATAMFLAGVSLAVAAIPEGLPAIVTIALALGVQRMIKRKAIVRKLPSVETLGCASVICSDKTGTLTQNKMTVTQLWNAGRTLEVSGEGYAPVGSVLRNGRAVDLKNDQSLRRMLQVGALCSNAEIYESFTDTRSKKKGKGAEADKGANTQSVWELKGDPTEGALVALSAKMGLTAQTLAVTYTRETEFPFDSERKLMSVVVNHPGGRMICTKGAPDVLLNCCTYMLWEGGVVPCTPTLRQKVLDANEQMASGALRVLGMAYRDLRSGETAGSEKEAESQLVFVGLAGMIDPPRKEVRDAISVTRRAGIKTVMITGDHGTTAEAIAHQLGILQRGGTVLTGSQLTRMDDDALDKVSDSVFVYARVSPEHKLRIVKSLQRHGHVVAMTGDGVNDAPAIKAADIGISMGITGTDVTKEASALVLGDDNFSTIVAAIEEGRNIYENIRKFIRYLLASNVGEILTMFFAMMLGLPLPLVPIQILWVNLVTDGLPAMALGVDQPEKDLMEHKPRGAKENIFARRLGWKIVSRGLLIGLCTLAAFWLTLRIDPGSAQQLIRAQSVAFATLVMAQLIHVFDCRSSRSVFYRNPFQNRYLVLAVLSSVLLMLAVMYLPVLQPVFKTVPLSFREWCLVLVMAGIPTFLMGAGSVLGGKKNRSRSGGRQMIKSTKFSA, from the coding sequence ATGGAACAAAAAAGCTGGCACCGGCTCGGTGCAGAGGAGCTGCAGGAGATGTTCGGCGTTCAGCCGGGAACGGGACTAAGCGCCGAGGACGCCGCCGCAAGGCGCAAAGAGAGCGGGTACAATGAGCTGTCTGAGGGTAAAAGGGTATCACCTTTTACGTTGCTGCTCAATCAGTTCAAGGATTTCATGGTACTGGTGCTGATGGGGGCGACACTGGTATCCGGCCTGCTCGGCGAATACTTAGACGCCATTACGATTATCGCGATTATTCTGCTTAACGGGGTACTCGGATTCGTGCAGGAGTTCCGCGCCGAGCGTTCGTTAAGAGCGCTGAAGCAGCTCTCCGCACCTACGGCCAAAGTGATACGCGGCGGGAAGCAGGAGGTACTTCCGGCCAGAATGCTGGTTCCCGGAGATATCGTCCTGCTGGAGAGCGGGGACCGGATTCCGGCAGATGTCCGCTGGCTGCAGTGCAGCAGCATCTATGCCGAAGAGTCGGCGCTGACAGGGGAGTCGCTGCCGGTCTCCAAGCATGCCTCGGCGATCTATGCTGAAGACATTCCGCTGGGCGATCAGAAGAATATCGGCTTCATGGGTACAATGGTGACCCGGGGAACCGGCCGGGCTGTGGTTATCCGCACCGGTATGGCTACCGAGATGGGCAAGATTGCCGATCTGATCCAGAATACCGAATCCCAGGAGACCCCGTTGCAGCACCGCTTGGAGCAGCTCGGCAAGATTCTGATCTACGTCTCACTTGGACTGACCATTGTTGTGGTCCTGGCAGGAATTATGCATGGTCAGCCTGCAACGGCGATGTTCCTGGCCGGGGTGAGTCTGGCGGTGGCAGCTATTCCTGAAGGACTTCCGGCCATTGTGACGATTGCGCTCGCGCTGGGTGTCCAGCGGATGATCAAGCGCAAGGCGATCGTCCGCAAGCTGCCTTCGGTAGAGACGCTGGGTTGCGCCTCTGTCATCTGCTCGGATAAGACAGGAACCCTGACACAGAACAAAATGACAGTTACCCAGCTCTGGAACGCCGGACGGACCCTTGAGGTATCAGGGGAAGGCTATGCTCCAGTAGGCAGTGTGCTGCGTAACGGCCGGGCAGTTGATCTGAAAAATGACCAGAGTCTCCGGCGCATGCTTCAGGTGGGTGCATTATGCAGCAATGCTGAGATTTATGAGAGCTTCACCGACACGCGCAGCAAAAAGAAAGGCAAGGGCGCAGAGGCCGATAAAGGGGCGAATACCCAGTCCGTATGGGAACTGAAGGGCGACCCTACGGAAGGTGCGCTGGTCGCTTTGTCTGCCAAAATGGGACTAACCGCCCAAACGCTTGCCGTAACCTATACCCGGGAGACAGAGTTTCCGTTCGATTCCGAACGGAAGCTGATGTCCGTGGTTGTGAATCACCCCGGCGGCCGGATGATCTGCACCAAAGGCGCACCTGACGTGCTCCTGAATTGTTGCACGTATATGCTATGGGAGGGCGGAGTCGTGCCTTGCACGCCGACCTTGCGCCAGAAGGTGCTGGATGCCAATGAACAGATGGCTTCCGGCGCACTGCGTGTGCTCGGTATGGCTTACCGCGATCTGCGGAGCGGAGAAACGGCCGGCAGCGAGAAGGAAGCGGAGAGCCAGCTTGTCTTCGTGGGTCTGGCCGGGATGATCGATCCGCCGCGCAAGGAAGTGCGCGATGCGATCAGCGTGACCCGCCGGGCAGGCATCAAGACAGTCATGATTACCGGCGACCATGGGACAACGGCAGAGGCTATTGCCCATCAGCTCGGCATTCTACAGCGCGGCGGCACGGTCCTGACCGGCAGCCAGCTTACCCGCATGGACGACGATGCGCTGGATAAGGTCTCTGACAGTGTGTTCGTCTACGCACGGGTATCACCGGAGCATAAGCTGCGGATTGTCAAGTCGCTGCAGCGCCACGGCCATGTCGTAGCAATGACCGGCGATGGGGTGAACGATGCGCCTGCGATCAAGGCCGCAGATATCGGGATCTCGATGGGAATCACCGGTACGGATGTGACGAAGGAGGCTTCGGCCCTGGTCCTTGGGGACGATAACTTCTCGACCATCGTGGCCGCCATTGAAGAGGGTCGGAATATCTATGAGAATATCCGCAAGTTCATCCGGTACCTGCTGGCCTCGAATGTCGGAGAGATTCTGACCATGTTCTTCGCCATGATGCTAGGGCTGCCGCTGCCGCTGGTTCCGATCCAGATTCTGTGGGTCAATCTGGTTACAGACGGCTTGCCCGCTATGGCGCTAGGAGTTGACCAACCTGAGAAGGATCTGATGGAGCACAAGCCGCGCGGGGCGAAGGAGAATATTTTTGCCCGGCGGCTGGGCTGGAAGATTGTCAGCCGCGGACTGCTGATCGGACTCTGTACCCTGGCCGCCTTCTGGCTGACGCTGCGGATAGATCCTGGCAGTGCGCAGCAGTTGATCCGTGCGCAGTCGGTTGCTTTTGCCACCCTTGTGATGGCCCAGCTCATTCATGTGTTCGACTGCCGCAGCTCGCGCTCGGTCTTCTACCGGAATCCGTTCCAGAACAGATATCTGGTCCTGGCGGTCCTGTCCTCTGTCCTCTTAATGCTGGCTGTAATGTACCTCCCTGTACTTCAGCCGGTGTTCAAGACC
- a CDS encoding selenium metabolism-associated LysR family transcriptional regulator — translation MNFHQLHIFYTVSERGSFSAAAQTLHMTQPAVTMQIQALEDYFGTKLFDRSTKKIILTEAGLTLMPFAVRSMQLMRETDQAMSAFTHMLEGRLMLGASLTIGEYVLPRLLGPFGKEYPNISIMMKVMNTSQIMDEIHKHQLNFGLIEAPVSHPDMVIEPVMGDELKLIVPGEHPLAGQAEVTLAQALAYPFVLRERGSGTRRVMEEQLEANGLDPAAMQIVMELGSTGAVKSAVEAGLGITIISTSSVKHEVALGLLKIVNLTDASFKRQFYAIHLKSTLLPISAVTFLSFLRQHAGGQ, via the coding sequence ATGAATTTTCATCAGCTTCATATTTTTTATACTGTGTCTGAACGGGGCAGCTTCTCGGCAGCGGCGCAGACTCTGCATATGACACAGCCTGCGGTGACCATGCAGATTCAGGCGCTGGAGGATTATTTCGGAACCAAGCTGTTCGACCGCTCCACCAAAAAAATCATACTCACTGAGGCCGGCCTGACGCTGATGCCGTTCGCGGTGCGCAGTATGCAGCTGATGCGTGAGACAGATCAGGCGATGTCGGCCTTCACCCACATGCTGGAGGGCCGCCTGATGCTAGGAGCCAGCCTGACCATCGGCGAATATGTGCTTCCCCGCCTGCTGGGGCCCTTCGGTAAGGAGTATCCGAATATCTCGATTATGATGAAGGTGATGAACACTTCACAGATTATGGATGAGATTCATAAGCATCAGCTCAATTTCGGGCTGATTGAAGCGCCGGTCTCCCATCCGGACATGGTGATTGAACCGGTAATGGGCGATGAGCTGAAGCTGATCGTTCCCGGGGAGCATCCGCTGGCCGGCCAGGCGGAAGTGACGCTGGCGCAGGCGCTCGCCTACCCATTCGTGCTGCGTGAACGCGGTTCGGGCACGCGGCGGGTGATGGAGGAGCAGCTTGAGGCTAACGGACTAGATCCTGCGGCGATGCAAATTGTGATGGAGCTGGGCAGTACGGGAGCGGTGAAGTCGGCGGTAGAGGCGGGGCTGGGGATTACGATCATCTCGACCTCCTCCGTCAAGCATGAAGTGGCACTCGGCCTGCTGAAAATTGTTAATCTGACGGATGCCTCCTTCAAACGGCAATTCTACGCGATTCATCTGAAATCGACCTTATTGCCGATCTCGGCGGTAACCTTCCTGAGCTTCCTGCGCCAGCATGCCGGCGGACAGTAA